The region AATGAACATTCCTGATGGTGAAGTCTATACTGCACCTGTTCGTGATTCAGTGAATGGCACGATTACATATAACACACCTTCTCCATATCAAGGTTTTACTTTCGAGAATGTGAAACTAACATTTAAAGATGGAAAAATCGTTGAAGCAACATCAAACGATACAGACCGTATCAATAAAATTTTCGATACTGACGAAGGTGCTCGCTACATAGGTGAATTTGCTATTGGTGTAAATCCATATATCCAACACCCGATGCAAGACATCTTATTTGATGAAAAAATAGATGGTAGCTTCCACTTTACTCCTGGTCAATGTTATGATGAGGCATTTAACGGAAATTATTCTAACATCCATTGGGATATGGTTAATATCCAACGCCCCGAATACGGTGGAGGAGAAATCTACTTTGATGATGTACTAATCCGTAAGGACGGTCGCTTTGTACTTCCTGAACTTGAAGTATTAAATCCAGAAAATCTTAAATAGAATAAACAAAAAAGAGGCCTCAATGTTTATCGGCCTCTTCTTCTTTGTTTAGAATTAATTTATTAGTTGTTTTTCATAGGCTTCCTGGAACTTTTGAATATCCCCTGCACCCATAAATATAATAACCGCATTGGCGTGTTGTTGTAGTGATGAGGTGTCCTCTTCACTTAACAAGGTACAATTTTCAATTCTTTCAATCAAGTCGTGAATCGTAAGCTTTCCTTGATTTTCCCTTGCAGAACCAAAAATATCGCATAGATAGACATGATCTGCTTTATTTAAGCTATCTGCAAACTCATTAAGGAAAGTTTGAGTTCGTGTAAACGTGTGAGGTTGGAAAACAGCAACAACTTCACGATCTGGGTACTTTTGTCTAGCTGCATCAATCGTTGCATTTATCTCAGTAGGGTGGTGTGCATAATCGTCAATGAGCACTTGGTTGCCCATTTGCTTTTCAGAAAACCTTCTTTTAACACCTTGAAAGGTTTTAAGACGTTCTTGTATAACTTCAACATCAATATTTTCATAATGACAAAGTGCAATAACAGATAATGCATTTAATACATTATGGTCTCCATAGGTTGGAATTGAAAATGTTGAAAACAAGGTACCTCTAACAAATACATCAAATGTTGTACCTTTCGTACTTTTATTAACATTTCGTGCCTGAAAATCATTATCTTGGCCGAATCCATAATACATTACTGGCACTTTTGCTTGGATGCTTTGTAGGTGTTCATCATCACCGCAAGCAATAATGCCCTTTTTAACCTGTAATGCCATCTCCTGAAATGCACTAAATACGTCTTCTACACTCGTATAGTAGTCAGGATGGTCAAAATCAATATTGGTCATAATGGCATAGTCAGGGTGATAACTTAAAAAGTGCCTACGATATTCGCATGCTTCAAATACAAAGTACTCATTGTTTTCAGAGCCCTTCCCAGTTCCATCTCCAATTAAATAGGAGGTTGGGTGTGCACCTTGAATAACATGCGCTAACAAACCAGTGGTTGAAGTCTTGCCATGCGTTCCAGTGACTGCGACACTTGTATATTTTTGCATAAAGTCACCCAAAAACTTGTGGTATCGGATGATTGTCAATCCCTGGTTACGCGCTTCTTCCAGTTCCTCATGAGTGTCAGGAAAAGCATTCCCGGCTATAACAATCATACCTGGCTTAATATTATCTTTACTAAAAGGTAAAATCTGAATTCCTCTTTCTTCTAATGGCAATTGAGTAAAAAAACGCTTTTCTACATCTGAGCCTTGGACTTGGTAGTTCATATCATGAAGCACCTGTGCCAACGGGCTCATACCAGTGCCTTTAATTCCAACAAAATGGTAAACTGTCATATAAAGAACCTCCAACAATCGTCTATCTGTAAGACAGTATATGACGTTCATCTAGTTTTGCTAATTGATCGAGTGTGAACAACAAAAGATGAAGGAACTAAGTGCTCTTCCAAACACTTAATAAACGTCAATAATAGCAACAATTTCAGGTAGTGATTATGTATAACTAATTTGCAAAAAAATCCATTCGTACAGATATCTGCATTTTCATATTATAGCATTAATCAATTATGAAGGCCATGATAATAATAAGCTAATTCAATAGTCCCATTCTTAACTGACCCTAAAAAGTGAAAAACTGACAGAGCTAATCTCTATCAGTTTTCCCAATTAGACTTCAATGTATAGCATTGCATTTTAATTTGATTACTATAAAAAATTTATTCAACCTTTTCTAAACGAGGGTTAGGTCTATATTTCCTACCAGCCTTGGCCTGTGGTTGGCCGTTAAGCATAACATTATCTCCGGTAAAGCCAATATTAATCTTTAATAGGCTACTTCCTACACCGTACATATCAACTGGTACATTTTGCTCTTCAAAGTTAAGAATCCGTTCTTCGTTAAAGCCACCTGTAACCACAATTTTCACATGGCTAAAGCCTTCTTTGTCAAGTGCCTCGCGCAAGGCAAAGACCAATGGGGCATTAACACCACGAGGGTCGAATGTTCCCAATACGTCCTGGTTTCTAAGGAAATATTGATCAATCATTGTCCGGGATGTATCTAGTCGAACTGCTTTTAACTTATCACCAAATTCATGAGCCACTTTTAAAGCATCAGTAATACAATCATTATTATAGTCAACCAGGACCATTAGTTCATCTTCAGGAAACTTTGCATGATACGCCTTTGTTGCGGCAACAGTGTCACCATCAAACAGTTGGATTAGAGCATGAGGCATTGTCCCCATTCCCTTTTTCCCCCACCATTCATTCATAGCATGTGTTGCTTGAGCTTGCGAGCCACCAATATAAGCGGCATACCCATCACCAGCTTGTTGAGTGAAATGATCATCACGGTCTCCCATAAAGATAACCTTTTTTTGAATCCCAGAATATCCAGCAGCTTTTACAACATTATAAACATTCGTTGCAACACTTGTTCTTCTTGCCAATATGCCGTCTATAATACCTTCAAGGTAGCCAAAACTTTGGTAAGGACCAGTTATTGTTAATACCGTTTCAAATGGACTAATTTTATCTCCATCTTTTAACGAGTAAATTTCTAATTCCTCAGGCTGCTCAGCAAATGTTTTGACAAGAGCAATCACTTCGTCAGTTCCGCATAGTACTGCATGATTCTTTTGGAAAAACTGCATAGTGACAATATTATCTGACTTAAATTCCTTAACAATCTCTCTTGTCTTTAAAAAGTAGACTGCTGAGAACCAGCCTTCCTTAATTCTCTCATCAAATTTAAACGTGCTATTTGTTAATCTGCTTATTTTACCTTGCATTTTCAATTCTATTTCCTTCATCCAAAAGCTTCCTTTCTCTCGATAGGGACATTTAGCTATATGTTAGGATACCATTTATAAAGTTGATGTGCTAGTTTCTTGTATATTTTCAAGTTCATCTTCTGTAATAAGTATTTCCCTTGGTTTACTACCTCGTCCTTCTGAAATAATACCTTGTTCCTCCATAATATCAATTAATCTTGCAGCCCGGTTATAGCCGATGCGAAAACGACGTTGTAAGCTAGAAGTAGAAGCACCGCCCTGGTCAAGAACGAACTCACAAGCCTCATAAAACAGATCATCTTCTTCTGATTGAATTGTGGCTCTCTTCACTAACTCATCCTGTTCAAACATATATACTGGCTTCATTTGATCTTTTACATGTTGAACTACTCGTTCGATTTCATCATCTGATACAAAGTTACCTTGGATCCTAGTTGGCTTTGATGATCCATTTTCAAGGAAGAGCATATCTCCTTTTCCTAATAGCTTATCAGCTCCATTTGTGTCAATAATTGTTCTTGAGTCAACCTGAGATGATACTGAAAAGGCAATTCGAGTTGGAATGTTTGCCTTAATAAGGCCAGTAATTACATCAACAGATGGCCTCTGCGTAGCAAGGATTAGATGGATTCCACATGCACGGGCTTTTTGAGCAATGCGACAAATTGCTTCCTCAACATCACCTGGTGCTACCATCATTAAATCTGCTAACTCATCAATGATAATAACAAGATATGGTAAATGCCCACTTTGTTCGTTATGTCTATCTACTAATTCATTAAATCTAGCTATATCACGGACTCCTGCATGAGCAAACAGCTCGTAGCGCCTTTCCATTTCTTCCACTGCCCATTTAAGTGCTGCTGTAGCTGCTTTAACATCTGTTATTACAGGACTTACTAGGTGAGGAATATGATTATATGGTGCCAACTCTACCATTTTTGGATCAATTAATAATAGTTTCACTTCATGTGGTGATGCTTTGTAAAGTAAACTCACTAGCATTGTATTTATACAGACACTTTTACCTGACCCCGTTGCACCAGCAATTAATCCATGTGGCATTTTCCGAAGGTCTGTAACGACAGGTTTCCCTGATATATCGAGTCCTAATGCAACGGTCATAGGAGAAGAGTCCGAATTAAATGCATCACTTTGGATGATTTCTCGTAATAATACAGATTTACTTTTACGGTTAGGAACTTCAATACCAATTGTGTTTTTTCCAGGGATAGGAGCTTCAATTCTTATATCCTTAGCCGCTAAGCTTAATTTTATATCGTCAGCAAGGTTTGTTATTTTATTTACTTTAACCCCAGGCTCTGGATGCACCTCAAAGCGAGTAACTGCTGGCCCTTGAGTTACATTTACAACTGTTGCTCCCACTTTAAAGTTTCGTAAGGTCTGATCAAGGAGTTCACTTTGTTCTGCTAACCACTCTTCATCATCCTCTAGTTGTTCTACTGGTAGGTTTAAGTATTGAAGACTAGGAAAATTATAAGAACCTATACTTTGAGGTTCACGAGTTTCCACATCTTTTTCATTAGCCTCTTCTACTGAATTAAGCGTTTCAATCTGTGGAGCAGCTTCACTATCATCTAGACTAATTGATTGAGGAATTACCTCTTCATTTGCTTGAACTTTTTCTAACTGCTTCTTTTGTAAATTTTGTCTATCCTGTTTTAACATCATCACATTGTAGGGAATATAGTGCCTTCTTGGGTTTTCGTTTTCATAAATGGATTGTTCCGTTTCATTAGTTACTTTCTCCTCCACTGAGGGGACTTCACTATAATGATGTAAGTTATGACCTGCTGATTCAGTCGGTTCTATATCTACTTCATCTTCAATTACTATACTCTGAGACTTTATTTCAGCCGTCTCGTCTTCTTTATGATCTTCATGAACGTTATGTAATGGACCATCTCTAAGCTCTTTAAGCAAGTCTAGAAATTCCTCTGACTCATTTAGGTTCTTTTCTTCCTGTTCTGCTTCCAAAACTTTGTTCTCTTCCAGAGCATGTAGATCCTCATTTAAATTACTTTCGAGGATATTTAAGTTATTTTCGGAACTCGTCACTGCAATTTCCGCCTGTACTTGCTTCATGCTTTCTGAGGATACTAACTCAAACTCTATAATATCTTCGGTGTCTGCTTTTTTAGGTTTACCAAAACCATATACAGGAGAAGGTACTTCAGTTGGCTTAAATTGCTTTTTGATACCACTCTTCTTTTCTTGTACTTTGACCTCTCTTAACTTAGTAAGATTAGTATCCTGTTTTTTTATTTCAGACTTTCTTCTCTCGAGAGATTCTGTAACCTTTATTTCATCAGGTATTAGTGGAAATCGAAACTTTCCTTTTGGATACTGATAAGCAATCTTTGCTTCAACATTCTTTGGGCTTATCACTCTATTATTGGTAACCTCAGGTTCAGTTGTTATTTTCTCGTTGTCATTAACTAATGTTCTGTATAGCTTCTTTAACCAATCCATCTTATACCACTCTTTCTTAATCACTTCTACCATAGATATTACTATTGTATCAATAATTCTAAGAATATAAAGAAAAAATCGATACAGTTTATACCTTCATCATTCTGAGTAATATTTCAGTTCACCCATGTTGTTGATTTTCGTTACAGGATACTCGCTTTTTCGCGGGGAATCATGAAAAAGCCCAACTACCGGCTTTTTCAAAAGCGGATTCCCATAGGGGCGTGCGGTGAGCCTCCTCGGAGCAAAGCTCCTGCGGGGTCTCACCTGTCCCGCTACTCCCGCAGGAGTCTCGTATCCTTCCACTATAATCAACAGCATTAGTCATTAAATTGTAATTTCCCCAAAGACTTTCATAAAAATAGCCACTCGTATATGAGTGGCTCTGAAGTATAACCTGTTTTAACTTTATTTAGTCCTATTTTTCCCTAAAATAAAAATAGGTTCTAGTTGATTGTCTTCATATAAAAAGGACAGTGCTGTTATTGGCACTCTTCCACTTGCGAAAAAGCTCATTGTCATTTGAGCAAGGACATCATAGCCTGTATCATTCTGGATATCAGCAATTATCAAAACATCTTGATGAGGAACAGCAACTGCCATTTTACCTGTTATTTTTTCGCTAAACTTTTGAAGGTACGTATCATTTAATATTCTACTAGCATCATATCCATCGTTTGAATTGATGAAATAGAAGGTGTTTCCTGCAACTGTATCCTCTTTAACCTTAATATCCAACGACCTTACGTTAAATCTTGCAACTTCTTTTACTCTTTCTTTGTTCCATTTTTCTTTCTCTAATAGTTCTTCATCTATTAATCGATAGGTGGTACCTAAATCTATTGCATAGTATATTCGTGTCTCTGCCGTATGATCATCATAAACCAAGGTTTTGCCTTCATTTGTTTCTGTTGGGAATGAAGTTGAACGAATGACAGGGTAGATGTTCTTTTCTTTCCCAGTTAGCTCATGATTTGCACTCATATTGGTTAATGACTCTTCAATATAATAAATGACCTCATCAATCGATTTATCCTTTTCTTCATGCCATTTTGCAACTATACCAGGAAGTGATACAGTTACTCCCTTTTCAGTTTCACGATTTTCAACCCTTAACGTATCCTTTTCTTTGTCGAAGGTGAATTTCCACTCAGGTCTCGTTAGTCTTTCTTCGAGACGAGCTCTCATTTTTTTTGTATCCATTTTCATTTAAAATCACTCCAGTCGACCTTTGTACAATCTATTTATAGTCCTTTTAAGAAGCCTTCAATTTCTTCTTTTGTCTTTCTATCCTTACTTACAAATCTTCCCGTTTCCTGTCCATTTTCAAATGCAACAAAGCTTGGGATACCATAAACATCTAACTCTCCACACAAATCTATAAACTGATCTCTGTCGACATAGATAAATTTGAAATCATTGTATGTAGATTCTATTTCAGGTAAAAATGGATCAATGAAACGACAATCCGGGCACCAGTTAGCTGAAAACATTAATACTGTTTTACTTCTTTTAATTAAATCTTTATACTCTTCCAACGATTCAAGCTTTTTCATTCTTACCCCTCCAATTATCTTCATTTACTGCAATAGTACATCTTCTCTAATTTAAACACAAATAAACCCTCGTTGTATATTAACGAGGGTTGCGATTATTAAAATCTTACAGATGCAACAATCTCCATCATTTGCTGCGCACTTTCTAATATCTCACTTGCTTTTGTTTGTGTGGTCATTTTAACTCCACCGATACCAACTACAATTTCAAACAAGTTTTTATCAAGTTCTTTAACTATAATATAACCAAATCGATCTTGGTCCTCAAACGTTTTTACAACTAAGTCATCTTGTGACTCTGGACCAGAGGATTCAAACATTACTTTACTATTGGGTTCCTCATTCGGATTTACAAATAGTATAAATAATTGATTTCCTTTTTTGATGATTAGGTTATTGTTTCCCTCTTCACTATCTATTTTCATAGTAGTCGGCATGTAATAAGAAAAATCCTCATATTTCTCGTTAGTCTCTATAGCTTTATTTGTGAAGGCTTCCTCTACAGCAGTTTCTACTTTTTTAATCTCTTCATCAACCGATACTGAACAACCTACTACAAGTCCTGTTAGTAGAAGTAGACATATAGAAAGTAACAATCTATTTTTCATTTCTTCTTTCCTCCAGTTTTCTCATACAATGAAATTATTTCACTACGTAGTATGTATCTCTCTATCTAAAAGACTATAAAAAATCGATAATAACTTAAAAGCCTTGACATACTTACCTATATAATACCTTTTTCAATTCTATTGTTACAAGCCTTTTCTAAAGATTTCAAAATAAAGGAAGAAAACGCATGACAGGAAATTTGAAGAAATACATGATAGGATAAAAATAGAATGTAGAAAAGGGAGGTTTAAAAATGAACTTAATTGTTTATTTAGCAGGTGAAATTCATTCAAGTTGGCGCGATGAAATTAAGGAAAAAGCAAAAGCATTAAATTTACCTTTGTCATTTGTTGGTCCTATGGAAGATCACAGTCGTTCTGATTCCATTGGTGAAGAAGTATTGGGTGTACAACCTTCCCCTTTATACAAGGACCACACAGCTTCATGTATTAATAATTTTAGAACACAGGTACTAATGAATAAAGCAGATATTGTTATTGCTTTATTCGGAGAAAAATATAAGCAATGGAATACTGCAATGGATGCGAGTGCAGCTCTTACTTTAAATAAACCGCTAATTATTATAAGACCTGACTCGCTTATCCATCCGTTAAAAGAGCTTTCCACAAAAGCTAATGTGACAGTAGATACAGTAGATCAGGCTATGAAGGTTCTAACTTACGTATTCGAATAATGGTAAAAATAGAAACTAGAAGATAGTTATCTAACTTCTAGTTTCTTACTTTATATTGATACTGACCGACTAGCAATTTAGCCACATGAGTGAACATTTCAGTGCGGTTAATTAATCCATTCGTAAACACACCAACAGCCCCTTCTTTATGCCTAACATTATTTTCTTTCGTATAGAGGTCCATTACTTCCCCTAACTCCAAACCTTCTCTAACTTTCTTTGCAACTGATTCTGGTAAAAGAATTCTAGCTCCACCTGCTATAAAAGGATCATTCACTCCATCGTAAAGTGCTCCCCAGTTGCACAGAAAAAGCCCGTAGGATGTCTCGAAAACGCCACCCTCCAAACCAACACCAACACTTGATTCAGTTTTTATTCTCGCTGCCTTTGCACGATTAATTGCACCTTGAATCGTCTCTTCATCTGAGAAAGGCTGATTAGCTACACCTGAATCTACTGATGTAGGTATAAAGGTAGCAACCGTGCCTTCAAAAGCTACTTTTACTGCCTCTAGCTTTGTAGGATTTTTTGTTCCAATTGCAATGGTTACCATAATTTCCTTAACTCCTTTTATCTGAAAAAAGAGCCTAAAGATAGGCCCTTTCAGTCTTAACTATTATTTCTAATTGAATCAACAGTTGCACGGTCTGAGGACTTCACAAGTTTTACTAATAATTCTTTTGCTGCTGCATAGTCGTCAATGTGAACAATTGAAGCATGTGTGTGAATATAACGAGAGCAGATTCCTACTACTGCTGAAGGAACACCTTCGTTTGAAGTATGGACACGCCCAGCATCTGTACCACCTTGAGAAATAAAATACTGATAAGGTATTTTGTTCGTCTCAGCTGTATCAAGAACAAACTCACGCATTCCACGGTGTGTAACCATTGAACGGTCAAAAATTCGAAGTAGCGCACCTTTTCCAAGTTGACCAAATGCATTTTTATCACCCGACATATCATTTGCTGGACTTGCATCCATCGCAAAGAAAATATCCGGCTTAATCATATTTGCAGCAGTTTGTGCTCCACGTAATCCGATTTCTTCTTGAACTGTTGCCCCTGAGTATAGGATATTTGGTAGCTTTTCTCCTTGTAACTCTTTTAAAAGTTCAACTGATAGTCCACATCCGTAACGATTATCCCAAGCCTTAGCAAGAATTTTCTTCTCGTTTGCCATTGGTGTAAATGGACAGATTGGAACGATTTGTTGGCCAGGTCTAATACCTAATTCTAATGCATTTTCACGATTATCTGCTCCAATGTCAATTAACATATTCTTAATGTCCATTGGCTTGTTGCGTTGGTTATCATCTAATAAATGAGGAGGAATTGATCCTATTACCCCGATAACCGGCCCATTATCGGTAATTACTTGTACGAGTTGTGCAAGTAAAACCTGACTCCACCAGCCACCTAATGTTTGAAAACGTAGCATTCCATTATCCGTAATTTGTGAAACCATAAATCCAACTTCGTCCATATGACCTGCAGCCATGACAATCGGACCATTCTCATCCCCGCGTTTAACCCCAAAAATACTTCCTAATCCATCTTGAATCACTTCGTCTGAATATTTCTCTAATTGAGAACGCATAAATTTTCTAACTTGATGTTCATTTCCAGGAGCACCTGGAAGTTCCGTTAATGTTTTAAAAAGTTCCATTGTTTCTTGGTTCATTATGTATTTCTCCTTTCCTCTTTGGCACCTCATTGGTGAAGGGGTATACTTAGGCATTTTTTAAGTAATCTAAAGATACAATATATAAACAGATTTATTCATTTAGTATAACGAAATATAATAAACCTTTCCAGTAGAAAGATAGGTACCTGCTTAACATGTAAAGAATTGTTTTGTATACTAGAAGTAGATGGATAATGTAAGGAGGCGCATCTAATGGGTTGGAAAAAGTTCGTACTTGGTCTGGGTGTTGGATTTGCAGGTGCATACCTATTAAAAGGTTCACTCCCTGAACAAAACCTCTCCGCTGAAAAAGCATTAAGGATTGCTAAAGCTTCTTTTAAGAAAAACGGTCCAATCAGCGGCTCATGGATTCATATGGTTCCAGAAACATTCGAAAAATTTAATATTAGTTACAGTGTCTATAAAGGTGGCATCTCACGAAACATAAATGATGAAGTGAAGCAATATGAGTTCCTCATTGATGCAAAAACAGGTTCAGTGCTAGAGGTTTATCCAATATAGAACTAAAGTGGGAGACACCTAATAAGGAGTCTCTTTTTACTTACGTTTAATGAAATCAAGTATGTTTCCAGCTTCATCCCACTTGATTGCACGATAAATTGCATCGTGATAAAAGCTGTACCAAGCATTTTGGTTTAAACCTATATCCATCCATTTTTGCTTTTGTTCAATAGACTTCATAGGATAGTCATCATAAGCCATAACCCAAAGTACATTCTGGTGAGCATGTGTAGGCATAATATCTGCCATATGAATAACCTTTTCACCATTGTTTTCAATGGTTACAATTGAATGTCCATCACTATGACCACCAGTATGAGTCATTTTTATGCCAGGAAATACCTCTATTTCACCACTAAAAGTTTTAACCTGGTTTTCGATTCCTGCCCAATTCTCTTTCCAGTATGTATTTTTCGAGCGTATATTAGGGTTTCGCATTTCATTCCATTCAATATCAGAAGTAATGATTGTTGCATTTTCAAAAGTCGATACTAGGGTATCCTCTTTCCACGTAGTTAAACCACAAGCATGATCAAAATGCATATGTGTCATGAGTACCATATCAATATCAGATAACTTGAGGTCAAGCCTTTCAAGAGATAGTTCAATCGAAGACTCCTCATTCATTCCAAAATTTCTTTTCATTTTGTCTGACATTTTATTATTTCCAAGGCCAGATTCTATGAGAATATTTTTTCCACCGGCTTGTATTAAAATTGGATCTGAACGCAGCTCTATTTGGTTGTTTTCATTAAATGGATATTTTTTTGTCCATAACGGTTTAGGTACAACACCAAACATAGCACCTCCATCCAAATGGGTAACTCCACCATTTAGCCACGTAAGTGTATATTCGCCTATTTTAAGACTTTCCATAAAACCAAACCTCCTTTTGAAAGAATATTTCCATTTTATCATTTTATTCAGTACTTTTAAATGAAAAGGAAAAAAGGAGTAGACTTAGGCGTCTACTCCTCATTTTGGAATTTTACTTCACTGCGGTATATTGGAAATCCTTTTTCTGAGAATTTTTCCTCATACTCAGTCATAATATTGCCTTCGTAATCACTTTTGTGGAGATCTAGACTAACATAAGTCAAGAGTAACCCATATTCAGAGAAGCTTGTTAACGAGTATTCAAATAATCCCCGGTTATCGGTTTTAAAATGGATTTCTCCACCATCAATAAGGATACTCTCATATAAATCAAGGAATGTTTTATATGTTAATCTTCTCTTTTCATGGCGTTTTTTCGGCCAAGGATCTGAAAAATTTAAATACACACGATCAACATCGCCTTTATCAAAAAACTTTTGTAAGTCATTTGCATTTTGATTTAACAATTTCACATTTGGAAGATTTGCTTCAATGATACGGTCTAATGCAGTGACAACCACACTGT is a window of Cytobacillus luteolus DNA encoding:
- a CDS encoding DUF84 family protein; translation: MVTIAIGTKNPTKLEAVKVAFEGTVATFIPTSVDSGVANQPFSDEETIQGAINRAKAARIKTESSVGVGLEGGVFETSYGLFLCNWGALYDGVNDPFIAGGARILLPESVAKKVREGLELGEVMDLYTKENNVRHKEGAVGVFTNGLINRTEMFTHVAKLLVGQYQYKVRN
- a CDS encoding YtoQ family protein, which codes for MNLIVYLAGEIHSSWRDEIKEKAKALNLPLSFVGPMEDHSRSDSIGEEVLGVQPSPLYKDHTASCINNFRTQVLMNKADIVIALFGEKYKQWNTAMDASAALTLNKPLIIIRPDSLIHPLKELSTKANVTVDTVDQAMKVLTYVFE
- a CDS encoding nicotinate phosphoribosyltransferase, whose translation is MKEIELKMQGKISRLTNSTFKFDERIKEGWFSAVYFLKTREIVKEFKSDNIVTMQFFQKNHAVLCGTDEVIALVKTFAEQPEELEIYSLKDGDKISPFETVLTITGPYQSFGYLEGIIDGILARRTSVATNVYNVVKAAGYSGIQKKVIFMGDRDDHFTQQAGDGYAAYIGGSQAQATHAMNEWWGKKGMGTMPHALIQLFDGDTVAATKAYHAKFPEDELMVLVDYNNDCITDALKVAHEFGDKLKAVRLDTSRTMIDQYFLRNQDVLGTFDPRGVNAPLVFALREALDKEGFSHVKIVVTGGFNEERILNFEEQNVPVDMYGVGSSLLKINIGFTGDNVMLNGQPQAKAGRKYRPNPRLEKVE
- a CDS encoding PepSY domain-containing protein yields the protein MGWKKFVLGLGVGFAGAYLLKGSLPEQNLSAEKALRIAKASFKKNGPISGSWIHMVPETFEKFNISYSVYKGGISRNINDEVKQYEFLIDAKTGSVLEVYPI
- a CDS encoding DUF1444 domain-containing protein, with product MDTKKMRARLEERLTRPEWKFTFDKEKDTLRVENRETEKGVTVSLPGIVAKWHEEKDKSIDEVIYYIEESLTNMSANHELTGKEKNIYPVIRSTSFPTETNEGKTLVYDDHTAETRIYYAIDLGTTYRLIDEELLEKEKWNKERVKEVARFNVRSLDIKVKEDTVAGNTFYFINSNDGYDASRILNDTYLQKFSEKITGKMAVAVPHQDVLIIADIQNDTGYDVLAQMTMSFFASGRVPITALSFLYEDNQLEPIFILGKNRTK
- the murC gene encoding UDP-N-acetylmuramate--L-alanine ligase — encoded protein: MTVYHFVGIKGTGMSPLAQVLHDMNYQVQGSDVEKRFFTQLPLEERGIQILPFSKDNIKPGMIVIAGNAFPDTHEELEEARNQGLTIIRYHKFLGDFMQKYTSVAVTGTHGKTSTTGLLAHVIQGAHPTSYLIGDGTGKGSENNEYFVFEACEYRRHFLSYHPDYAIMTNIDFDHPDYYTSVEDVFSAFQEMALQVKKGIIACGDDEHLQSIQAKVPVMYYGFGQDNDFQARNVNKSTKGTTFDVFVRGTLFSTFSIPTYGDHNVLNALSVIALCHYENIDVEVIQERLKTFQGVKRRFSEKQMGNQVLIDDYAHHPTEINATIDAARQKYPDREVVAVFQPHTFTRTQTFLNEFADSLNKADHVYLCDIFGSARENQGKLTIHDLIERIENCTLLSEEDTSSLQQHANAVIIFMGAGDIQKFQEAYEKQLIN
- a CDS encoding DNA translocase FtsK, which encodes MDWLKKLYRTLVNDNEKITTEPEVTNNRVISPKNVEAKIAYQYPKGKFRFPLIPDEIKVTESLERRKSEIKKQDTNLTKLREVKVQEKKSGIKKQFKPTEVPSPVYGFGKPKKADTEDIIEFELVSSESMKQVQAEIAVTSSENNLNILESNLNEDLHALEENKVLEAEQEEKNLNESEEFLDLLKELRDGPLHNVHEDHKEDETAEIKSQSIVIEDEVDIEPTESAGHNLHHYSEVPSVEEKVTNETEQSIYENENPRRHYIPYNVMMLKQDRQNLQKKQLEKVQANEEVIPQSISLDDSEAAPQIETLNSVEEANEKDVETREPQSIGSYNFPSLQYLNLPVEQLEDDEEWLAEQSELLDQTLRNFKVGATVVNVTQGPAVTRFEVHPEPGVKVNKITNLADDIKLSLAAKDIRIEAPIPGKNTIGIEVPNRKSKSVLLREIIQSDAFNSDSSPMTVALGLDISGKPVVTDLRKMPHGLIAGATGSGKSVCINTMLVSLLYKASPHEVKLLLIDPKMVELAPYNHIPHLVSPVITDVKAATAALKWAVEEMERRYELFAHAGVRDIARFNELVDRHNEQSGHLPYLVIIIDELADLMMVAPGDVEEAICRIAQKARACGIHLILATQRPSVDVITGLIKANIPTRIAFSVSSQVDSRTIIDTNGADKLLGKGDMLFLENGSSKPTRIQGNFVSDDEIERVVQHVKDQMKPVYMFEQDELVKRATIQSEEDDLFYEACEFVLDQGGASTSSLQRRFRIGYNRAARLIDIMEEQGIISEGRGSKPREILITEDELENIQETSTSTL
- a CDS encoding YtnP family quorum-quenching lactonase, which produces MESLKIGEYTLTWLNGGVTHLDGGAMFGVVPKPLWTKKYPFNENNQIELRSDPILIQAGGKNILIESGLGNNKMSDKMKRNFGMNEESSIELSLERLDLKLSDIDMVLMTHMHFDHACGLTTWKEDTLVSTFENATIITSDIEWNEMRNPNIRSKNTYWKENWAGIENQVKTFSGEIEVFPGIKMTHTGGHSDGHSIVTIENNGEKVIHMADIMPTHAHQNVLWVMAYDDYPMKSIEQKQKWMDIGLNQNAWYSFYHDAIYRAIKWDEAGNILDFIKRK
- a CDS encoding thioredoxin family protein; this translates as MKKLESLEEYKDLIKRSKTVLMFSANWCPDCRFIDPFLPEIESTYNDFKFIYVDRDQFIDLCGELDVYGIPSFVAFENGQETGRFVSKDRKTKEEIEGFLKGL
- a CDS encoding M42 family metallopeptidase, whose translation is MNQETMELFKTLTELPGAPGNEHQVRKFMRSQLEKYSDEVIQDGLGSIFGVKRGDENGPIVMAAGHMDEVGFMVSQITDNGMLRFQTLGGWWSQVLLAQLVQVITDNGPVIGVIGSIPPHLLDDNQRNKPMDIKNMLIDIGADNRENALELGIRPGQQIVPICPFTPMANEKKILAKAWDNRYGCGLSVELLKELQGEKLPNILYSGATVQEEIGLRGAQTAANMIKPDIFFAMDASPANDMSGDKNAFGQLGKGALLRIFDRSMVTHRGMREFVLDTAETNKIPYQYFISQGGTDAGRVHTSNEGVPSAVVGICSRYIHTHASIVHIDDYAAAKELLVKLVKSSDRATVDSIRNNS